The following are encoded in a window of Vigna unguiculata cultivar IT97K-499-35 chromosome 8, ASM411807v1, whole genome shotgun sequence genomic DNA:
- the LOC114194177 gene encoding GBF-interacting protein 1-like: protein MSGGGGSSTFRVPIPNNVRKTIQDIREITGKQHTDDEIYAVLKECSMDPNETAQKLLYLDTFHEVRRRRDRKKEGLSNRVSDEPRIKQGGQGRGGRGASGGYSSNFPDGGGGRNIANRRENGVNHIAERSHAPSTQPVPQKIKNTTASQVTRVSAVAPHGAANQSNGKSVHVSAGQSPIVSVPKSSSAGNDTGYEESVQPQAAAVATPSSLTQTFGLVTSTDQGKSLSSSDQLQTSSSGVHSSLDPVVASSVSRHSGVSGAISREVGSNRISAGPNHVKGNKLVQEVNDLSASKNNKSGSVSSTSRTNAPQKSNEVEHNRLSEPSQLSSPSPNDSLRPSSSSGSQPPLANITEVSTSEACVQSSAELRQHVTFPNHFQVPEALKSGLTFGSFDTFSPSEKSNSGTDGDNNASRALEPSPVSDEAATSSNQNASLTSQGDRLDYPHSSSYLIEKTPATEGNSINGADTKVDQPKKEVLLAPEAPQLPTVQTPQNYGLNFMSTMLGTQQVQFEGTEPQAQDTSRFPNFVNASSQAVSPSPTPPLQSSIPVSPQSVSIFRPPYPTNFFPYGHYYPPIYVSPIHQFLSHNGFPQQPSAGNMYLPTAAGIKFPLPQFKAGANTGNAAHIGIPSGSFIPPPVGYAPGQTVSTGSSTGNEDLAVSQLKENQIYTTGQLSEGSAVWIPAPGQDISSLQVNSLYNLTPQGQHLTFPPTQAAHGAFAGIYQAGQAVASPSTLLQQSQAVAGPVETVGPPSGSYQQPQPAQINWNSNF, encoded by the exons GGATTGAGCAACAGGGTTTCTGATGAGCCTAGGATAAAGCAAGGTGGACAAGGGAGGGGGGGAAGGGGTGCTTCAGGAGGATATTCCTCTAACTTTCCTG ATGGTGGTGGTGGGAGGAACATAGCTAATCGAAGGGAAAATGGAGTCAATCACATTGCAGAGAGAAGTCATGCTCCCTCTACTCAGCCTGTACCGCAGAAAATTAAGAATACTACCGCATCTCAAGTTACAAg AGTTTCAGCTGTTGCACCTCATGGTGCTGCAAATCAATCCAATGGGAAGTCTGTTCACGTGTCTGCTGGTCAATCTCCCATTGTTAGTGTACCTAAAAGTAGTTCAGCTGGTAATGACACTGGCTATGAAGAAAGTGTCCAACCTCAAGCTGCTGCTGTTGCCACACCCTCTTCCCTTACTCAAACCTTTGGCTTAGTTACTAGTACCGACCAAGGAAAGTCTTTGTCAAGTTCTGATCAACTTCAAACTTCTTCCTCGGGTGTCCATTCTTCTTTGGATCCTGTTGTAGCATCTTCTGTCTCCCGCCATTCCGGTGTCAGTGGTGCAATTAGCAGGGAAGTTGGAAGCAACCGGATATCTGCTGGACCAAATCATGTTAAAGGAAATAAACTtgttcaagaagttaatgattTATCAGCATCCAAGAATAATAAATCTGGGTCCGTGAGTTCAACAAGCAGAACAAATGCCCCACAGAAGTCAAACGAAGTGGAACACAATCGTTTATCTGAGCCCTCACAACTTTCATCTCCATCCCCAAATGATTCATTGAGGCCATCTTCTAGTTCCGGCAGCCAGCCACCTCTAG CTAATATCACAGAGGTTTCAACTTCAGAAGCTTGTGTGCAATCTTCAGCGGAGTTAAGGCAACATGTTACGTTTCCAAACCATTTCCAAGTACCGGAGGCTTTAAAAAGTGGTCTGACATTTGGAAGCTTTGATACCTTTAGCCCAAGTGAAAAATCTAACAGTGGAACTGATGGGGACAATAACGCTTCTCGTGCTCTTGAACCTTCACCAGTGAGTGATGAAGCGGCAACTTCAAG CAACCAAAATGCATCATTAACTTCACAAGGGGATCGTCTTGATTATCCACATTCTTCATCTTATTTGATTGAAAAGACACCAGCTACAGAAGGCAATTCTATAAATGGTGCTGACACAAAGGTTGATCAGCCAAAGAAGGAGGTTTTGTTGGCTCCTGAGGCCCCTCAACTTCCAACTGTTCAAACCCCTCAAAACTATGGTTTGAATTTCATGTCCACCATGTTAGGGACTCAGCAGGTTCAATTTGAGGGAACTGAGCCCCAGGCACAAGATACATCTCGTTTTCCTAACTTTGTT AATGCAAGTTCTCAGGCTGTGTCCCCTAGCCCAACTCCACCCCTACAGAGTTCTATACCCGTGTCTCCACAGTCAGTTTCTATTTTCAGGCCACCCTACCCTACTAACTTCTTCCCTTATGGCCACTATTACCCACCAATTTATGTGTCTCCCATACACCAATTTTTAAGCCACAATGGTTTCCCTCAACAGCCATCAGCTGGCAACATGTATCTACCAACAGCTGCTGGCATCAAATTCCCACTCCCTCAGTTCAAGGCAGGAGCAAACACAGGAAATGCAGCTCATATTGGAATTCCTTCTGGGTCATTTATCCCTCCACCTGTAGGCTATGCGCCAGGACAAACAGTTAGTACCGGCAGCTCCACTGGAAATGAAGATCTTGCTGTGTCGCAGTTAAAGGAAAACCAGATCTATACAACAGGACAACTG AGTGAAGGCTCTGCAGTGTGGATACCTGCTCCAGGCCAAGACATATCAAGTTTGCAAGTTAATTCTCTGTATAACCTTACCCCTCAGGGACAACATCTGACCTTCCCCCCAACACAGGCTGCTCATGGAGCATTTGCTGGTATCTATCAAGCAGGGCAGGCAGTAGCTTCACCTTCAACCCTTTTGCAACAGTCTCAAGCTGTGGCTGGGCCTGTTGAAACTGTAGGGCCCCCTTCAGGATCTTATCAGCAACCTCAGCCTGCGCAGATCAATTGGAACTCTAATTTTTAG
- the LOC114193724 gene encoding nucleotide-sugar uncharacterized transporter 2 isoform X2: MELLGSLWRGGRRFMKRKDSDAGDAGRALEELRASLYNEIRTSEGAKRQQQKYCGPVVALSFNFMVAVGIIMANKLVMGKVGFNFPIFLTFVHYITAWVLLAIFKTLSVLPVSPPSKTTPFSSLFALGAVMAFASGLANTSLQYNSVGFYQMAKIAVTPTIVLAEFILFRKTISFKKVLALAVVSAGVAVATVTDLEFNLFGALIAIAWIIPSAINKILWSTLQQQGNWTALALMWKTTPVTIFFLGALMPWIDPPGVLSFKWDVNNSTAVLVSALLGFLLQWSGALALGATSATTHVVLGQFKTCVILLGGFILFKSDPGVVSIGGAVVALSGMSVYTSLNLQGSQENMQQILPSPKPKSIPDDSTDFNVNTNGSTIV; this comes from the exons ATGGAGCTTTTGGGTTCACTATGGAGAGGAGGACGAAGGTTTATGAAAAGGAAAGACAGTGATGCTGGTGATGCAG GTAGAGCACTGGAAGAACTCAGAGCTTCACTCTACAATGAGATCAGAACCTCAGAAGGAGCAAAGCGACAACAGCAAAAATATTGTGGACCAGTGGTGGCACTGTCCTTCAACTTTATGGTTGCTGTCGGAATTATCATGGCAAACAAATTG GTGATGGGTAAAGTTGGCTTCAACTTCCCAATTTTTCTGACATTTGTACACTACATTACTGCATGGGTTCTACTTGCCATTTTCAAGACACTCTCAGTGCTTCCTGTGTCTCCTCCATCCAAAACAACTCCATTCTCTTCTTTATTTGCACTTGGTGCTGTCATGGCTTTTGCCTCTGGCCTTGCAAACACTAGCCTCCAGTATAACAG TGTTGGTTTCTACCAAATGGCTAAGATTGCTGTCACCCCTACAATTGTTCTTGCGGAGTTCATTCTATTTAGAAAAACCATTTCTTTTAAAAAG GTTTTGGCTTTGGCTGTTGTGTCAGCAGGTGTAGCAGTTGCAACTGTGACAGATTTAGAGTTCAATTTATTTGGTGCTCTAATTGCAATTGCATGGATAATCCCAAGTGccataaacaaaattttgtggTCTACTTTACAACAGCAGGGCAACTGGACAGCTCTGGC GTTGATGTGGAAGACAACCCCTGTCACAATTTTCTTCCTTGGGGCATTGATGCCGTGGATTGATCCACCAGGAGTCCTATCCTTCAAGTGGGATGTGAACAATTCAACTGCTGTTTTAGTATCTGCTCTCCTTGGTTTTCTCTTGCAATGGTCAGGGGCATTGGCATTGGG GGCCACTTCTGCTACAACTCATGTTGTTTTAGGACAGTTTAAGACCTGTGTGATTCTGTTGGGAGGGTTCATATTATTCAAGTCTGATCCTGGGGTTGTGAGCATTGGTGGTGCTGTTGTTGCTCTCTCTGGGATGTCAGTGTACACATCATTGAATTTGCAAGGGTCTCAGGAAAATATGCAACAAATTTTGCCTTCACCGAAGCCGAAATCAATTCCTGATGACAGCACagattttaatgtaaatacTAACGGCAGCACCATTGTCTGA
- the LOC114193724 gene encoding nucleotide-sugar uncharacterized transporter 2 isoform X1: MELLGSLWRGGRRFMKRKDSDAGDAGRALEELRASLYNEIRTSEGAKRQQQKYCGPVVALSFNFMVAVGIIMANKLVMGKVGFNFPIFLTFVHYITAWVLLAIFKTLSVLPVSPPSKTTPFSSLFALGAVMAFASGLANTSLQYNSFGSVGFYQMAKIAVTPTIVLAEFILFRKTISFKKVLALAVVSAGVAVATVTDLEFNLFGALIAIAWIIPSAINKILWSTLQQQGNWTALALMWKTTPVTIFFLGALMPWIDPPGVLSFKWDVNNSTAVLVSALLGFLLQWSGALALGATSATTHVVLGQFKTCVILLGGFILFKSDPGVVSIGGAVVALSGMSVYTSLNLQGSQENMQQILPSPKPKSIPDDSTDFNVNTNGSTIV, encoded by the exons ATGGAGCTTTTGGGTTCACTATGGAGAGGAGGACGAAGGTTTATGAAAAGGAAAGACAGTGATGCTGGTGATGCAG GTAGAGCACTGGAAGAACTCAGAGCTTCACTCTACAATGAGATCAGAACCTCAGAAGGAGCAAAGCGACAACAGCAAAAATATTGTGGACCAGTGGTGGCACTGTCCTTCAACTTTATGGTTGCTGTCGGAATTATCATGGCAAACAAATTG GTGATGGGTAAAGTTGGCTTCAACTTCCCAATTTTTCTGACATTTGTACACTACATTACTGCATGGGTTCTACTTGCCATTTTCAAGACACTCTCAGTGCTTCCTGTGTCTCCTCCATCCAAAACAACTCCATTCTCTTCTTTATTTGCACTTGGTGCTGTCATGGCTTTTGCCTCTGGCCTTGCAAACACTAGCCTCCAGTATAACAG CTTTGGCAGTGTTGGTTTCTACCAAATGGCTAAGATTGCTGTCACCCCTACAATTGTTCTTGCGGAGTTCATTCTATTTAGAAAAACCATTTCTTTTAAAAAG GTTTTGGCTTTGGCTGTTGTGTCAGCAGGTGTAGCAGTTGCAACTGTGACAGATTTAGAGTTCAATTTATTTGGTGCTCTAATTGCAATTGCATGGATAATCCCAAGTGccataaacaaaattttgtggTCTACTTTACAACAGCAGGGCAACTGGACAGCTCTGGC GTTGATGTGGAAGACAACCCCTGTCACAATTTTCTTCCTTGGGGCATTGATGCCGTGGATTGATCCACCAGGAGTCCTATCCTTCAAGTGGGATGTGAACAATTCAACTGCTGTTTTAGTATCTGCTCTCCTTGGTTTTCTCTTGCAATGGTCAGGGGCATTGGCATTGGG GGCCACTTCTGCTACAACTCATGTTGTTTTAGGACAGTTTAAGACCTGTGTGATTCTGTTGGGAGGGTTCATATTATTCAAGTCTGATCCTGGGGTTGTGAGCATTGGTGGTGCTGTTGTTGCTCTCTCTGGGATGTCAGTGTACACATCATTGAATTTGCAAGGGTCTCAGGAAAATATGCAACAAATTTTGCCTTCACCGAAGCCGAAATCAATTCCTGATGACAGCACagattttaatgtaaatacTAACGGCAGCACCATTGTCTGA
- the LOC114193144 gene encoding ABC transporter G family member 26-like, which translates to MENEREDEIEDMSTSPPSLGSMQFAGSNGFGHSMEFMSQAYLPNIYTEIDIKIEDSNFNQDPPLPIYLKFEDVEYKVRGSHAASTNPVKSVMSKVAIQHNLGEDKYKKILKGMTGSIGPGEILALMGPSGSGKTTLLRVVGGRLVDNVKGKITYNDVRFNAAVKRRLDYFLCYRIGFVTQEDVLFPQLTVEETLIFSAFLRLPGNMSEQQKYARVETTIKELGLERCRHTKIGGGYLKSISGGERKRTSIGYEILVDPSLLLLDEPTSGLDSTAANRLLLTLQGLAKGGRTIITTIHQPSSRIFHMFDKLLLISEGYPVYYGKAKDSMPYFSSLSFTPEIPMNPAEFMLDLATGQVNNISFPQDIFKDQESTDRSKSVIKYLQLKYKETLEPKEKDENHGATNTPEHLQLAIQVKKDWTVSWLDQFFILYKRTFRARCKDYFDKLRLVQALGIALLLGLLWWKSSTNTEAQVRDQVGLMFYICIFWTSSCIFGAVYVFPFEKVYLVKERKADMYRLSVYYVSSTLCDMVAHVFYPTFFMLILYFMAGFKRTVACFFLTLFAVLLIAITSQGAGELFGAAVMSIQRAGIVASLILMLFLLTGGYYVQHVPKVMQWLKYLSFVYYGFRLLLKVQYSGEQLYECESERGCRTLQSSPSFDTVNLKGGLTEAWILVAMALCFRVLAYFCLRRRIEVRN; encoded by the exons ATGGAGAATGAAAGAGAAGATGAGATTGAGGACATGTCAACGTCACCCCCATCTCTTGGATCCATGCAATTTGCAGGGAGCAATGGCTTTGGTCACAGCATGGAGTTCATGTCTCAGGCATACCTTCCCAATATCTACACTGAGATTGACATAAAAATTGAGGATTCCAATTTCAACCAAGATCCTCCCCTCCCCATTTATCTCAAG TTTGAAGATGTAGAGTATAAGGTGAGAGGTAGCCACGCGGCTTCCACTAATCCTGTGAAGTCAGTGATGTCAAAAGTTGCCATACAACACAACCTGGGAGAAGACAAatacaagaaaattttgaagGGTATGACAGGAAGCATTGGCCCTGGTGAAATTCTTGCTCTGATGGGTCCTTCTGGGAGTGGAAAGACAACCTTGTTGAGAGTTGTAGGGGGAAGATTAGTTGACAACGTAAAGGGAAAGATTACTTACAATGACGTTCGGTTTAATGCAGCTGTCAAGAGGAGGTTAGA ttattttctgtgCTATAGGATTGGCTTTGTTACACAAGAGGATGTGCTTTTCCCACAACTTACGGTAGAGGAAACATTAATCTTCTCTGCATTCTTAAGGTTACCAGGGAATATGAGCGAGCAACAAAAGTATGCAAGAGTGGAGACCACTATCAAGGAGCTAGGCCTTGAAAG ATGTCGCCACACAAAAATAGGTGGAGGATATCTCAAAAGCATCTCTGGAGGAGAAAGGAAGCGAACCAGCATAGGCTATGAAATCCTTGTTGATCCTTCACTGCTTCTACTTGATGAACCAACTTCAGGCCTTGATTCCACAGCAGCTAACAGACTCCTTCTCACTCTTCAGGGACTTGCCAAG GGTGGAAGGACCATAATCACAACAATTCACCAGCCATCGAGCAGAATCTTTCACATGTTTGACAAACTTCTTCTTATATCAGAAGGGTACCCCGTTTACTATGGGAAGGCCAAGGACTCAATGCCGTACTTTTCATCGTTGAGTTTCACCCCGGAAATACCAATGAATCCTGCAGAATTCATGCTTGACTTGGCAACTGGACAAGTGAATAACATAAGCTTTCCACAAGATATTTTCAAAGATCAAGAATCTACCGACCGTTCAAAATCTGTCATTAAA TATCTACAACTGAAGTATAAGGAAACACTGgaaccaaaagaaaaagatgagaaTCATGGAGCAACAAACACACCAGAACATCTTCAACTAGCCATTCAGGTTAAAAAGGACTGGACAGTGAGCTGGTTGGACCAATTCTTTATTCTTTACAAGAGAACATTCAGAGCAAGATGCAAGgactattttgataaattaaggTTAGTTCAAGCACTTGGCATTGCTCTTTTGTTGGGGCTACTTTGGTGGAAATCTTCAACCAATACAGAGGCTCAAGTTAGAGATCAG GTTGGACTAATGTTCTATATCTGTATATTCTGGACATCTTCATGCATTTTTGGAGCAGTCTATGTATTTCCATTTGAAAAGGTCTATTTGGTGAAAGAAAGGAAAGCAGATATGTATAGACTGAGTGTGTACTATGTAAGCAGCACTCTATGTGATATGGTGGCGCATGTTTTCTACCCTACTTTCTTCATGCTTATCTTGTACTTCATGGCTGGATTTAAGAGGACTGTCGCTTGCTTCTTCCTGACTTTGTTCGCAGTGCTGCTAATAGCTATAACAAGTCAA GGAGCAGGAGAACTATTTGGAGCTGCAGTTATGAGCATTCAAAGAGCAGGGATAGTTGCTTCTTTGATACTAATGTTGTTCCTTCTCACTGGTGGCTACTATGTCCAG CACGTACCAAAGGTGATGCAGTGGTTGAAGTATTTGTCTTTCGTGTACTATGGCTTCAGACTTCTTCTGAAAGTGCAGTATTCAGGAGAACAACTATATGAGTGTGAAAGCGAGAGAGGGTGCAGAACATTGCAGAGTTCACCATCATTTGACACAGTAAACTTGAAAGGAGGCTTAACTGAAGCATGGATTCTGGTAGCCATGGCTCTGTGCTTCCGTGTCTTGGCCTATTTCTGTCTCCGCAGACGAATTGAAGTTCGAAATTAG
- the LOC114195427 gene encoding uncharacterized protein LOC114195427, which translates to MDLVPYSDPNSTTATPPWYDMFRSASLRKPSSDPAPPPPPNADQKVNPSGDSQARLALYIAMAHAGLVFAILILFSLYKLLQQYLKPLQWAILCSIPLRLIHQAIVSFWSHPLKLGLLHTLLALPLTVFSLFVTSLAEIRQTLLTILLRKPKPPNEEDSKKLSAFSTLLRLLLSFGVFVFAYERLGAVGSLSLLGLGFVFSSKNVAFSFSPFGAYFTRGILKKLKTVVAVGLIVGMIVGFLTGVIFFSYQIGGEGKEAMISLKLRMEENNYAERLGVKKWIEDNDIAGMVDKYTGQFYETVSDQIDGLAAQYNMTEFVTVVKQFVITDPAIANSSQVPADSLMVVSPLAERILNLKGMIRNREWGGIYAEVNALLRELIITREDLFERAKGYAVKGMDVGQRLLASGTSVLGSGAKFVFSILNSIVSGAAEVFNFVSQTMVFFWVLYYLITSESGGVTEQMMHMVPISNSAKIRCVEVLDKAISGVLLATPEISFFQGCLTWLLFRLYRIHFLYVSTVFAFISPFIPILPSWLSTIPATIQLVLEGRYIVAIFLSVTHLFLLDYGATEILEDVPGQSAYLTGMSIIGGIALFPSAIEGAIMGPLITTVMIALKDLYAEFVLGERDDKVKQKEN; encoded by the exons ATGGACCTTGTGCCTTATTCTGATCCTAACTCAACCACGGCCACCCCGCCGTGGTACGACATGTTCCGATCCGCTTCCCTTCGAAAGCCCTCCTCGGATCCtgcgccgccgccgccgccgaaTGCGGACCAAAAAGTCAACCCCTCCGGCGACTCTCAGGCGCGGCTCGCCCTTTACATAGCCATGGCCCACGCCGGCCTCGTCTTCGCCATTCTCATCCTCTTCTCTCTCTACAAACTCCTGCAACAGTACCTCAAACCCCTTCAATGGGCCATCCTATGTTCCATCCCTCTCAGACTCATTCACCAAGCCATCGTTTCCTTTTGGTCTCACCCTCTCAAACTGGGGCTCCTCCACACTCTCCTCGCCCTTCCACTCACCGTTTTCTCGCTCTTCGTTACCAGCCTCGCCGAGATTCGGCAAACTCTTCTCACAATCCTTCTCCGGAAACCAAAGCCTCCGAATGAGGAGGACTCAAAGAAGCTTAGTGCGTTTTCCACTTTGCTTCGTCTGCTCTTGTCTTTTGGGGTCTTTGTTTTTGCTTATGAGAGGCTTGGCGCTGTTGGGTCGTTGTCACTTCTCGGATTAGGCTTCGTTTTCAGTTCCAAGAATGTGGCTTTCAGTTTCTCTCCCTTTGGTGCGTATTTCACCAGAGGGATATTGAAGAAGTTGAAAACCGTTGTGGCTGTTGGGTTGATTGTCGGGATGATTGTCGGGTTCTTGACTGGGGTGATTTTCTTCTCTTATCAGATTGGAGGTGAAGGGAAGGAGGCAATGATTTCGCTGAAATTGCGAATGGAAGAGAACAACTATGCTGAGAGACTCGGTGTGAAGAAGTGGATTGAGGACAATGATATTGCTGGAATGGTGGATAAGTACACTGGTCAGTTTTATGAGACGGTTTCTGATCAGATTGATGGGTTGGCAGCGCAGTACAATATGACTGAATTTGTGACGGTTGTTAAGCAGTTTGTGATAACTGATCCTGCCATTGCTAACTCTTCTCAGGTTCCAGCGGATTCATTAATGGTGGTTTCACCGCTCGCGGAAAGGATCTTGAATTTGAAGGGTATGATTAGGAATAGGGAGTGGGGGGGAATTTATGCAGAAGTTAATGCCCTTTTGCGAGAACTTATAATCACTAGGGAAGATTTGTTTGAGAGGGCAAAAGGGTATGCAGTTAAAGGGATGGATGTTGGTCAACGTCTTTTGGCTAGTGGTACAAGTGTGCTTGGAAGCGGTGCAAAGTTTGTGTTTTCCATTTTGAACTCCATAGTTTCTGGTGCTGCTGAGGTTTTCAATTTTGTGTCTCAAACGATGGTTTTTTTCTGGGTTTTGTATTACCTCATAACATCAGAGTCGGGTGGGGTAACAGAACAAATGATGCACATGGTTCCAATTTCAAACTCGGCTAAGATAAGGTGCGTTGAAGTGTTGGATAAGGCAATTTCAGGAGTCCTTTTGGCCACTCCTGAGATTTCATTCTTCCAAGGATGCCTCACTTGGCTTTTGTTTAGGCTATACAGAATACATTTCTTGTATGTGTCAACTGTGTTTGCCTTTATTAGCCCTTTCATTCCGATATTACCGTCTTGGCTTTCAACAATTCCAGCAACAATACAGCTAGTGCTAGAAGGAAGATACATAGTGGCCATTTTCTTGTCTGTTACTCACCTTTTTCTCTTGGATTATGGGGCAACTGAGATTCTGGAAGATGTACCCGGGCAAAGTGCATATCTTACTGGAATGAGCATCATTGGGGGAATTGCCTTGTTTCCATCTGCTATAGAG GGGGCTATTATGGGGCCATTAATAACTACAGTCATGATTGCTCTGAAGGATTTATATGCTGAATTTGTCTTGGGGGAGCGTGATGATAAGGTGAAGCAGAAGGAAAATTAG
- the LOC114194300 gene encoding E3 ubiquitin-protein ligase At4g11680-like has product MNSRCFLHPQQDFSMVPFSSNSVTEDRVSSARNRPPRVTPPSFLVRVAMRISRARWFTFLRRVFHYQNGSRSNLGSNPFNSSTWMMLEFIALVVQITITTFTLAISKRERPIWPMRIWISGYDIGVVLNLLLLYGRYRQIYLTQGDALGVSDIEQQRNHEETSVCRMSHLMNKCRTSLELFFAIWFVMGNVWVFDSRFGSFEQAPKLHVLCITLLAWNAVCYSFPFLLFLLLCCFVPLISTLLGYNMNIASFDKGASEDQISQLPSWRHKEGRAKSELGNDSDGSEKLIDEDQECCICLTKYKDKEEVRQLPCSHVFHLKCVDQWLKITSCCPLCKQGLEM; this is encoded by the exons ATGAATTCTAGGTGCTTTCTTCATCCACAGCAAGACTTTAGCATGGTTCCATTTTCTTCAAATTCTGTCACAGAAGATAGAGTTTCCAGTGCTCGAAACCGGCCTCCACGTGTCACCCCTCCTTCCTTCTTGGTTCGGGTGGCCATGAGAATATCTAGAGCAAGATGgtttacctttttgagaagagTTTTTCATTACCAAAATGGATCAAGGTCCAATCTTGGCTCCAACCCTTTCAATTCTAGCACTTGGATGATGCTGGAGTTTATTGCTTTGGTTGTTCAAATAACCATTACAACATTCACTTTGGCTATTTCCAAGAGGGAGAGACCTATTTGGCCTATGAGGATTTGGATTTCTGGTTATGATATTGGTGTTGTTCTTAATCTGCTGCTACTTTATGGTCGCTATCGTCAAATTTATCTCACTCAAGGAGATGCTCTCGGTGTTTCTGATATAGAACAGCAGAGAAACCATGAAGAAACCAG TGTGTGCAGGATGTCACACTTGATGAACAAGTGTAGGACTTCACTTGAGCTTTTCTTTGCCATATGGTTTGTGATGGGAAATGTTTGGGTTTTTGACTCACGTTTTGGATCCTTTGAACAAGCTCCAAAACTGCATGTGCTCTGCATCACTCTTCTTGCTTGGAATGCAGTGTGCTACTCTTTCCCTTTTCTACTGTTTCTGCTGCTATGCTGTTTTGTGCCACTCATTAGCACCCTCCTTGGCTACAACATGAACATAGCCTCTTTTGACAAAGGAGCTTCTGAAGATCAAATTTCACAACTTCCAAGTTGGAGACATAAAGAAGGTCGTGCAAAGTCAGAGCTTGGAAATGACTCTGATGGGAGTGAAAAACTGATTGATGAAGACCAA GAATGTTGTATCTGCTTAACCAAGTATAAAGACAAAGAGGAAGTTAGACAATTGCCTTGTTCCCATGTGTTTCATCTAAAATGTGTGGATCAATGGCTAAAAATTACATCATGTTGTCCTCTTTGCAAGCAAGGATTGGAGATGTAG